The DNA region GCGCACCGGGAACCCCATGACCCGTGCAGTCCAACACAGCAATCACCACGTCATCTCCAAGATCTTCCAGAATGTAGATATCGCCACCAACAATGTTCAGCGGCTTCCAGACAATACTCACATCCAGATCCGAAGGAATTTTCTTCGGCAGCAAAGCGTTCTGAATACGAGAAGCCGAGCGGATCGACTTATGAATCTCCTCACGGGCTTCCTCAACAAGTTGTCGTTGACGAGCCACTTCCTTGGTGAGGTTGTTGCTGAGCTTAGCCTTCAGATTGAGACGTGCGATTTGCTTACTCAGTTGCTGGACCTCGGCCAGAGCCAGAATTTTTTCGGTCACCATCTTGGCAAGCCCATTCAGTAACTCGATCTGCTCTGAAACTGGGCTGGTTTGAGGAGTGCCGCTGATGCCAAAGAGGGTTCCGATCGCTAGGCCTTCCGGATTGATCAGAGGCACCCCCACATAAAATCTGCGCTGGATCTCCAGATGGTTTTCAGTGCCATCATTTCGTTCGTCTTTCTCCCAATCCTCAATGACCAGGCTATCCAGCATGTTCATAGTCAGATTGCAGATGGAGCCGGTCCTCGGAGTCTCTGTCTTGTTCAATCCGGCTTCAGCCAGGAAATGTTGCTTGGTCTCATCTAGAATTGAGATACCCGCTGCTTCTACACCCAGCAGGTTCTTGATCAACCCAGGCACAACCTGAATTTCACTTTTGCGCAACTTGTCCAGATTGCCAAGATTTGAGATCGACTCTAGGCGCTTGATTTCCTGCTGCTTGAGCAGTGCTGCCTGATCCAGTTCTGTTTCCATAACCCTCTGAAGTACTCTAAATCATCTAGTTCAATTTCGGTTTTCTGTTGAATTCACAACAAGATGTCTCGCCTGCCGTAGTAAATCCTGAAGCGCCGCACTGACCTCTGGGGAGAGTTGGCTAGGATCAATCTCCAAGTCCAAACCTGGAGCATGAAGGGCTAAGGCCTGGGTGCGGTCCTGTTCAATACTCTCCTGGACCACATAGGTCTGGATCGGACGAGCAAAGCCCTTGACCTGGATTACCTCTTTGGGAACACAGTTGAAGTGATCCTGCACCAGCAACATTGTCTCCTCACTGATCAGCACCTCGCCTAGCTTGGCTGCTGATTCCAGTCTTGATGCCAAGTTGACGTGATTCCCGATCGCCGTGTAATCCAGCCGATTCTCAGAGCCGAAGTTCCCGACTGTGCAGATTCCCGAGTTGATCCCACAACGAATGCGGAAAGGACGAGAAACTCCCATTGTACGCAAGGTCACATTCAACTGATCCGTCTTGCTCTGCATCGCCATCGCCATCGCCACACAGCGGGTCGCATCCTGTTGTGGGCCATCTGTCTCAGGATCGCCAAAGAAAGCCATCACCGCGTCACCGATGTACTTGTCGATGGTGGCACCATGAGAGATCGCTATCTGGGCCATCTCATTTAAGTAGGCATTGAGAGATCGAGTGAGGATTTCTGGTTCAAGCTGGTCAGTAATCTCCGTGAAGGAAGCAATATCTGAAAAGAAGACAGTCAGGAACTTGCGATCCGCTCCTACTCTTACTTCCGCTTTACCTGAAAAAATCGATTCGTAGACTTGGGGAGAGAGGTACTTGGAGAGCTTGACCGAGAGCGATTCCAGCTTCTCATTTTGATCACTGAGGGTAGCGTTGAGGAGAGATTGCTCATCTGAAAGGCGGCGAATTTCTGCTTCACTGCGATCCGACATCTTGATCAGTCGGCGTGTGCGCTTGAGCAATTTTTCATAGCCCTTCAGCAGTGCTGAAAAAGCCTCTGGGGTCAGATCCTCTGCCTGAAGATGCTGCTCAGCCTGCTCGAGGATTTGTTTTTCCGTAGCAAAAAGGTCATTGCTCATAACCATTCCAACCCTAAAAAACCACACATAAGTTGATGCCTCAACACACCTAGTCCATATAAGACAGCATTCTCTCCTTCGTGTTTGCCATGATCATCGGCAAAACGATTCACATCAACTGGAAGCTTCCTTGATCCAGACCTTGAAGACAAAGAGTAGTTCCATGGATCCCACAAAATCAAACTCGAATCGATCTGCTTTACGGGCCATTTCAATAAAACCCAAACCAGCTCCTTTGCTGCCCTCAGGTGGTCCATCACGTAAGCGTTGCTTGTAGGCCTTGCGCAGCTCCTTGCTGTCCATCGCTTTCAATTCTGCCAAGTTCTGTCGGAGGTTCTCTACATTTTGCTCATCCATCGGGTTGATCGCTTCAACCAGGAAACCATCTTCAGCCCGGCTGATGGCAACCGTACCAGTCCCTCCAGTGGCAATCCGTTCCTTGGAGTAGCGAATCACGTTCTGGGCTTGCTCAACAAAGATGCCAAAGACTCGCTTGGTGATTTCAGCATCATCCTCCATCTCGTTCACCTGCTCACGGACAATGCCAGAAAAAGTCGACAGCACGTCCTCAGAAAGGAGTCCGGAGTAGCAGAAGAAGGTTCTACGCTGTTCTAGCAGTTTATGGAAATCCTGAGACTGCATGGAAACTCTCTCTTGGGGTTGGTTCAGATTTCGACGATTTGATATTGCGCGTGTTCGAAGTCTTCCTCGAAGTCCTCTCCAGCTTCCTGCATGGAACTATCATCAGCCCGGTAGCACCAATCAATGGAGATCTGCTTGCCTGATTCGGCGGCCTCCTCCAATTCCTCAAAGAAATCAAAGAGGAATTTTGCAGAGGAGCTGTTGAAGTAATAGAGTTCAATCCGCACCTGAAAGGATTCCACACTTTCTAACTGGTCTCTCAAGGCTTGCATCACCGGCTCTGCAAACGCGGTGATGTCTTCCGGATAGCACTCGCCCTTCATTTCTATCCCTGTTAAAGATACCGAGACCGCCGGGGTACGATTCGTCGCGTCTAGCTGCATACAATCACTCCAAATTCTGGATGGTTTTTCTGCTTCGTGCTTCTTGTAGGTAGCCTTTGATAAAATAGCAAACCCTAGTTGCAAATGGCAGCTTGATGAGTTTAATTTTTTGATTTCTCAAGCAATCAAGGTTTGGTCACCACGTTAGTTGACTGCCTTAGCAGGCTGTTGGATTGTCGCTCACTTGGCTTTATTACAGAAGCAGAATTTCGAAGGGTTTTGGGGAATCGTTTGGTCTACTATATAGACCACAAAAATGGCTTGGTGAGTGTCCAAAGATGTAAAAGAACTGCAATAAAATTGGGTAACATACTTATTGATTTACAAGAACAAAATCCTCAAAAGCCTATTCCATAAAATTACAGTTGACTTGAGCAGAATTCGGGACCCAATTACAACTCTCAGAGATGACATTAATTGGATTGCACGCTGTAAGCTGAAGGCTAACGCTGCCAAAGTAGTCCCAGTTATCAACATTGAGGATAGTTTCCACGTAACCACTTTGATTAACCGTTGCATTGATCAAAACTGGTTTGATGGATTCTTGAAGTTCTTGTGGGGGATTGATGGCCCAGTATGTACTCAACGAGGCAATATCATCATCAGAGACCGTACCCCTCACAGCAATCGTATTTTCACTGGTTGGTACCAGTGAAATAGACAGGATAATCGGATCGAATTGCACTGAGACACCATCAGAAAACTCACACAAAATATTTTGGACAGCGTTAAAGGCTTGTTGGTTTAATTCGTCGAATTCAGAAAGCAGGGCTTCTTCAACAACCTGATCATTATTTGGAAGTAATTCCACAAGACCGGCTGTTAAACCAGTTAGCTGTAAATTCAGAGCAAGCTTGCTTTCCTCAGTCAAAATTCTAGAGATTTCGGGATTACTGAGAGTTTCATCCACAGCTTGACCGACCAGTGAAGGGAGATCTTCCGAGATAGATCTTTCCCCACCTTGAGCTAATTTATTTGCAAGGATTGACAATGCGCTGAATTGTTGTTGAGTGCTCTGTATGATTGGGTTTGAGCCACCTACCAACAACATCCAATAGGCCTCTGTCACCTTGGCAAGTTTCAAAAGTGCTCCTGGAATTCCTTGCGGAGAAGCAATATCTGCACGCCAGTCTCCACTCTGCGCAAAGATGCTTTCTAGAGCAGGATCTGCTGTAACCAGAGTAGTCAGTGGAGTGATATGCACTTCTATTTGTCTATCCTCAGGTAGCGTGGCCAACATGGGGGCAGCTGGAATATAAACACCTGAAGCTCCGAGTCTGACCCCCCCTACTGTAGTAAGGACATAGTCAAGATAGTCTGGTGCTAAATCGTATTCGCCAACTGGACCAGAAATAGTAAAATTTTCATCTTCATCCAACTTCTGATTTATGCTTCCATCTGGCTCAATCCGATCTGCCCAGACATTTGCTCCCATCACATAGTTTTGGGCTAGCCTTCCAGACAATTGACGGGCCAATTGAATAGAAAGTATTGAGGATCTCTCGCCATTGATTATCAAGGTGCTTTCCGTATTAGAAACAGAGAAAACCTCACTTTTACCGAAATCAATTGGATTTAAGAGTGGTGATTGCCCAAGCAGCCACTGCTCCAGTTCAAAGGACGTGTGATTTTCCTGGAAACGGTAGATGAATAGGTAGAGTTTTTCATTGGTTGGGAGGAGCAGTGAAACCGTGTTGTCAAGAGTCTTGACCCTATTCCAATCTAGGACATCACTCAAGTCAGGGCCGTGTTCAGAAAATTCTGTCCTGGTCCGCACAACGACTGCCAATTCCGAACCTCTGGTTTCCGTTCCACTTCGGCTTAATTTTGAAGGGGCACTGGATTGAAGACTCAGGTGAAGTTTCACCCAACTATTTTCTATTTCTTTTGGAAGTTCACCACAGGAGTATAGGAGGAATGCAAGTGTCCAAGTTAGCAAATACAAGATCACTCTGTCGAGTGATCTTAAGACTTGAGGGACCATGAAGGTGGGTCATTTAGCAAGTGACAGAAATTCAAACAAATTCCATGGATCCATTATTGAAATCATTCGCTGAGAAATTTACAAATTGTCAGATTTATTCATGTTATTACAAGTGCAGTATTCTTGATATACTCTCATCTGCTAAGATAATCACAAATCGTCGGATTACTCCCGTTATCCCAGGTGCAGTATTCAGTGACACTAGTCTCTCTGTCATCTGTAACTCGCCAAATGACTGTGAGACTGGAGTTATCGAAGTTTCCCAAGCGGGAGTTTGCTGAAAAGCGATCAACCAAATTTAACGCAGGACTTGTATCCCAACGATATGAAAGTGTGCTGGGTCGTTCATCTGAAGCTTCTCCTGAGATATATAAAGTACCGTCTGTCAATTGAAGAGTAATTTTGGAAATTATTGGATCAAATTCAAGGCCGAATCCACCAATTGAAATTGTTACCTGCTGATCAAGTTCATTCTCAATCGCTGCCTTGATCTCCGTTCGTTTTTTTTCAATCTCACTCACCACTTCACTTTCAACCACTTGTCCTGATTCAGGAATTGCATTTGTGATTGAAGTCACCAGGGAATTCATTGAATCTCTAATTTCATTTTTTACATTTCCGCCCAAAGGGTTCACCAGAGTTTGATCTTCCAGAATTAGATCAAGAGCGGTTGTGCTTGCCTGGACCAGCGAGTCTGTGGATGTCAGCTCTTCTGAAGGCAAAGTGGACAATTGACTTGCGAAAATCTCTATGGAACGAAGCTGAGCTGATTGATTCAATGCAATCGAACCCTCCCCTTGCCCCAGCATTCCCGCAAGCCCCTCTACAGTCTTTGCAATGCGGAGAAGAGGTGCTGATGTCCCTGTAGATGCCGCTATGTCACTGTTCCAGTCTCCTAAAGACTGCAGAGTCTCCTTCAACTCAGGTTCATAAGCCACTAGAGTGGTTAGAGGTGTGATGTTGGTCACTGCTTGTCCTTCGCTTGGTAGAGGAGCGAGCATCGGCGCTGCCTCTACCTTTTGGCCTGCTGCGTCCAAATAAGTACCTCCAATAGACATCAGGACTCCTTCACCGGCACCGACCGTTAAGGTATAAGATCCATCATTCCCTGATGTTGTATCTGGCTCACCAGGGTCACGCTGAAAATTTCCAGTACCGTCTGCTGAGAAACGGTCAAACCAGACTTGGGCGCCTCCCACATAGCCTTGTGCCAACTTACCTTGGACTTTAACAGAGGTAGCTGAGTTTGACTCATTTTCCTCTGCTTTACTGCTTGAACCACCACCACCTCCGCCACCACATCCAAGGGAACTCAGCAGACAAATTAGAGAGGCTCCAAGTATTATGTTATTGAGCTGCCGTTTCATCATAGTAACTGAATATGTAGAATACTCCTACACCACCAGTGACATAGGCGAAATAATAATCATTAGGTTCAGTGAGTGCTGGAAGCCCAGTGTAGTACTTGACGGTTGTGTTGTAATTCTCATCTTCACGCGCAGTGGTTTTGACACCACTATTAGTGGGATGAATTATTGTATTGATGTCAGAAGATTTCCTCAGCGTAAAATTGATATTAGGATCAGTCGAAGTGGTTTCAACTGTAATTGAATCAGGAGCTGTGACATTCAATCTAAACGAGTCAGCATCTTCCTCATAGAGATAGGACGCTCTACTCTTTCCACTAGGTAAGGGGAGAACAAATTCTCTATTATCATCAGCAACAAATGCTAATCCTGTTGTTAGGTCACAAATTATATTGCCGTAGGTTGGAAGTATTGTGTTTAAATCACAGGCAACATTGGAAAAGGTTGTTCCACTCGCTTTATCAAACCAAGTAGTACTGAGATCTGCACCAGTCATTGAAATATTGGCTAAACTTGTTGAAACAAAACTCGTCCCAATCAAATTTGTATCAGCAAAAGAGCCCCCTGAAATAGTGCTTTCGACAACATCATTATTTTGAAACTGACCTGTAGCAGTCATTCCATTAAAAGTTGAGTGATAAATTAGGTTTTCGTTCATCTGAAGGTTTATGAACATGGAGTTTTGTATATCAAGCTTGGCCGTTAAACCTGTCAGGGTCAAATTTGAACCTTCTGTCCCTAAAAAAGCTAAATTTGTGTATGGTAAGTTCTGGGTAGTGGGCGAGTAATCCTCAGGTGAAAATACTGCATCATTGACTGTTGAATCTCTGAAAGTTGTGTTGTAGATCAAAGAATTGATGAATTGTGATCCATCAAAAACAGAGTTACTAATTTCAACATTTCTCAGGTTAGCACCCTGAAAATTTACATTTGTGAAACTGACATCATCCAAAAAGCTATTTTCAAGCGTAGCATATTTTAAGTAGCCTCCTTGAAGAATTGCTTTTGTGCCAGGATCTCCAATGCTCCAAGTACCACGATCAAAATATTTTGATTGGAATCCAAGAGCACCGTCTCCATCATAGTCACTCCAAGTATGATAATGGCGCCAAACAACTGGTTCGTTTGGATTAGCTATGTTTTGCAAGTCACAATGGTTACAAATACCATCCACTAACAATGTTCGCCAATTATCCCACGGCAGACTGTTTTTTGGCTTACCGTAAGCTGGCAAAGGATATTCTGAAGCATAAACAAATCCAGTGGATCTATGTACAAAATTTAATCTCAGATTAGCCGAATAGAGGTCATTCTTATCTATTAGCCCAGAAACTGTTTTCTCAGTTCTTCCATCATCAGTATTTGTAATTTTCAGATAAGGAGCAGGGAACCCAAGTGGTGTAACTTCCTGGTAATCTAAGTTTGCATAAATCTCTATTTCACTAGACAAGCCCTGAATCTCAAAATCGTAGTATAAATCTGCGCTATCTGGTGTCATTTCGTATATTAAAGAGATATTATTCAAAGTTGGCATAAAAACTATTTGACTACTTTGGTCAATTGTATCGCCGAAGATATCAAAGGTGATTTGATTACTTAAACCCAGAGCTTCTGATTTTGTCGAATCTCTTTGGCTAAGTGTGATACTTACACTGAGCTGTACGGGTGGATTTGCAGGTAGTTGAAATGTCCCTGCAGTGTAATTTTGGACAATCTTACCAGTATTAGAGACACACCAATTTGGATCAGCATCTTTTTCTGCTTGCGAAAGAACAGGGCAAACTCTTATCAGATCATTTTCGCCTTTTTCTGCAAATGTAATCGTACCAAATACGTCTTCACACATCCCTTGGTCTCTCGCCTCTGTTGTACAAGTTCCTGTGACTGTTCCATTGAGTTCGATCAGGTACCCTTGGGGTCCTTTAAACTCAACAATGAAGTTTAGGTTTTGACTTGCTGAATACCTATCGGGTCGATCAATTTTGGAGATATATGGTATGGCACCAAATCTTGCTTCAGGCTTTAGAATCGGCATCATACGTAGCTGCAAGGGATTCGTGCCGGCTTGAATTTGAAAAGTATCAACAGATCCCTCAAAAAGATTTACTGTGAAGTATGTGTTGTCTCCATCGTTATAAGGGGCACTTCCCTCAGCTTTGGGTTCATAGTCGTAGTATGACCGCCAGCAGCTCCAGAATAGAGTTTCTTGAAATGGAGCTGTAACATCAATTTGCTCCCGACAATCTGATATTTCTGCTTCAGTTGGTGCATCATACGCGACAGCAGCAAAATCGTAATTTGCTCCAGGAATCACTTTCTCCAACGTACCCACCCAAGCTGAAGTAGGAGTTAAGTCTGCACCAAAGCCGGTAGTCACCAACTGTAGTTCAATTGTGTCAGTCACCCCCAGTCCATCACTTCTACCATAGGTTAAACTGACCCCAGTCACCTCAAGATAAGTGCCAATATAGCGGCCAGTTTTGGTCGGCAGTTCCCCAAGAATC from SAR324 cluster bacterium includes:
- a CDS encoding SiaB family protein kinase gives rise to the protein MQSQDFHKLLEQRRTFFCYSGLLSEDVLSTFSGIVREQVNEMEDDAEITKRVFGIFVEQAQNVIRYSKERIATGGTGTVAISRAEDGFLVEAINPMDEQNVENLRQNLAELKAMDSKELRKAYKQRLRDGPPEGSKGAGLGFIEMARKADRFEFDFVGSMELLFVFKVWIKEASS
- a CDS encoding SpoIIE family protein phosphatase; translated protein: METELDQAALLKQQEIKRLESISNLGNLDKLRKSEIQVVPGLIKNLLGVEAAGISILDETKQHFLAEAGLNKTETPRTGSICNLTMNMLDSLVIEDWEKDERNDGTENHLEIQRRFYVGVPLINPEGLAIGTLFGISGTPQTSPVSEQIELLNGLAKMVTEKILALAEVQQLSKQIARLNLKAKLSNNLTKEVARQRQLVEEAREEIHKSIRSASRIQNALLPKKIPSDLDVSIVWKPLNIVGGDIYILEDLGDDVVIAVLDCTGHGVPGALLSTITSAAFDRAMNDPAVKSAGQYLTTVHQLIKNILNQHDKAESTSDEGFDGSICIYHREQKELSFASARNGMLVISGDGQVEELKGDRKSVGSVRVPLNYAFKTSLIPVQDQIFVMYTDGITDVMNEGENPRLFGKHQLTKSLQIWSDHSPQKVANNISIAIENYRGTEPLKDDQTMLIFRVK
- a CDS encoding adenylate/guanylate cyclase domain-containing protein, with product MSNDLFATEKQILEQAEQHLQAEDLTPEAFSALLKGYEKLLKRTRRLIKMSDRSEAEIRRLSDEQSLLNATLSDQNEKLESLSVKLSKYLSPQVYESIFSGKAEVRVGADRKFLTVFFSDIASFTEITDQLEPEILTRSLNAYLNEMAQIAISHGATIDKYIGDAVMAFFGDPETDGPQQDATRCVAMAMAMQSKTDQLNVTLRTMGVSRPFRIRCGINSGICTVGNFGSENRLDYTAIGNHVNLASRLESAAKLGEVLISEETMLLVQDHFNCVPKEVIQVKGFARPIQTYVVQESIEQDRTQALALHAPGLDLEIDPSQLSPEVSAALQDLLRQARHLVVNSTENRN
- a CDS encoding pentapeptide repeat-containing protein codes for the protein MQSVNKKHRTLIGPIVFLLTLLLSSCVDHGNQQEGSVEQQPESQAVTVILGELPTKTGRYIGTYLEVTGVSLTYGRSDGLGVTDTIELQLVTTGFGADLTPTSAWVGTLEKVIPGANYDFAAVAYDAPTEAEISDCREQIDVTAPFQETLFWSCWRSYYDYEPKAEGSAPYNDGDNTYFTVNLFEGSVDTFQIQAGTNPLQLRMMPILKPEARFGAIPYISKIDRPDRYSASQNLNFIVEFKGPQGYLIELNGTVTGTCTTEARDQGMCEDVFGTITFAEKGENDLIRVCPVLSQAEKDADPNWCVSNTGKIVQNYTAGTFQLPANPPVQLSVSITLSQRDSTKSEALGLSNQITFDIFGDTIDQSSQIVFMPTLNNISLIYEMTPDSADLYYDFEIQGLSSEIEIYANLDYQEVTPLGFPAPYLKITNTDDGRTEKTVSGLIDKNDLYSANLRLNFVHRSTGFVYASEYPLPAYGKPKNSLPWDNWRTLLVDGICNHCDLQNIANPNEPVVWRHYHTWSDYDGDGALGFQSKYFDRGTWSIGDPGTKAILQGGYLKYATLENSFLDDVSFTNVNFQGANLRNVEISNSVFDGSQFINSLIYNTTFRDSTVNDAVFSPEDYSPTTQNLPYTNLAFLGTEGSNLTLTGLTAKLDIQNSMFINLQMNENLIYHSTFNGMTATGQFQNNDVVESTISGGSFADTNLIGTSFVSTSLANISMTGADLSTTWFDKASGTTFSNVACDLNTILPTYGNIICDLTTGLAFVADDNREFVLPLPSGKSRASYLYEEDADSFRLNVTAPDSITVETTSTDPNINFTLRKSSDINTIIHPTNSGVKTTAREDENYNTTVKYYTGLPALTEPNDYYFAYVTGGVGVFYIFSYYDETAAQ
- a CDS encoding DUF1987 domain-containing protein gives rise to the protein MQLDATNRTPAVSVSLTGIEMKGECYPEDITAFAEPVMQALRDQLESVESFQVRIELYYFNSSSAKFLFDFFEELEEAAESGKQISIDWCYRADDSSMQEAGEDFEEDFEHAQYQIVEI